CGAGTGACGAGTAACGGGTGACGGGTGTCGGGTGTCGGGTGTCGGGTGTCGGGTGTCGGGTGTCGGGCACGAGCTTGGGGAAGCGGCGCCAATGTCAAGCTTGTAATCCCTCTTCCCGCCGTGGTCGCCGTGGCTCGCCGTGCTCGCCGTGTTCGCCGTGTGAACTCTTACGTTGTGCCCGCCAAACCCGCCGCGCCCGCCGTGTGACCGTGTGAACTCTTACGTTGTGCCCGCCAAACCCGCCAAACCCGCCGCTGTGCAGGGTTCAGAGGCGGCTGGTGGGGTACACGATTGCTATGCCCGTATGAGGGTACTGCCAGAAATCAGGCTCCTCGACCGGCGTTTGATCCGTGAGGATCACCGCGGCCGCGCCGAGGCAAGCCGCCTCGCTTTGTATCCGCCGGTAATTGTCCGCCGGAACCGTGTTACGCCCGCCGGGAGATGAGACCGTGCCGACCATGAAATAATTGCGTGCAGGTGGGCTCGAGTAGATAACCACCTGGTCCGCGCATCCTTTTTTCTCCGGCGGAAAATCCTCCCACCACTTCGAGCAACAACCTCCCAAGGCGAGCCCTGCACAGACGGTTCCGATCGCAAAGGTTCTGGCCACAATTCACCTTACCAGACGGCGTGCCGGTGCGTCCAGGGAGTCTGCCGTCAGCACACCCTGCATGGCTTCGGGTATGGCTAACGCCGTCACATCTCCGGAAAGTACGAGCTTGTTCTGAGAAATCCTGAAACTTTGCCGCCCGGAATGCTTAGGAAAGCGGTGATATGAGCGTCCTTTCCGCGCCCGGTTCGGCGAAAGCGGGGTCCCAGGCCGGGACTCCGGTGCGCTCCCCGCGTACGTCGATCGTTCTGGCCGAACTGGCCCGCCAGCGCCGGTACCGGCGCCGCCTGCGCCGCCTCAAACGCCTGCGTCGCCGCGGCGCTTGGGGCCGCCGGTTGGCTTGGCTCATCGCTTTCGGCCGGAAGTCGCTCGACGTGGCGCGCACCAACGCGGTGCCCTGCTTCTTGCTGCCCGTCGGGATCATCCCGCTCGTTTACCTGGTGATGCGGTGATCCCGCCGAACTCCGCGTGCCGGCCGCCACCCGGACTCGTCAACGGTCCGCACACAGCGCTCCCGAACGCTGCAGCCCGGCCAACAATTGTTGCTTTTCCGTTTGACAGTTCTCCCCCTCCGATAAGAACGTTGCCAGATTAATTGCCCGGTGGCGTTCTGACGACGATACCGCGCCAATTGTGTCCCCCCGAATGCATGCGAGCAGTCGTAACTGCCTTTCGTTTAACCTCGTGTCCCCTCGTTTTCCTTCACCCTGCCGCGGCGAAAACTAACCAACCCCCGTTCCCTCCCTCTACGACAATGACCAGAAATCCCTTTATGACGGCTTGCCTGATGGCCGGATGCGCCGCCTTGTTGGCCGCCTCGATGCCCACGGCGCAAGCAAAGACCGAAAGGCTGGCCCTCAACGTGCCGAACATGGCGTTCCCTTTCTTCGCGTTCATGCGCAACCAGGCCAACGACGAGGCCAGGAAGCTGAAAGTGGACCTGTTTCTCCAGGACGGGCAAGGCAGTTCGCCCAAACAATCCAGTGACCTGCGCACCACCATAACCCAGGGTGTGGACGGCATCGTGCTGGTGCCCAACGACGTTCACGCGCTGGTGCCCGCCGTCAACGAAGCCCTCCAGGCCGACATCCCCCTGGTAACGGTGGACCGCCGGGTGGTCGGCACCAGCAAGCCCGTCCCACATGTCGGGGCGGATAATGTGGCCGGTGGCCGCGCCCAAGGGGAGTGGGTGACCAAAAAGTTTCCCAATGGAGCTAAAATCATCTTCCTGCGCGGCGAACCGGGATCCAGCCCGGCCATCGATCGGGCCGAAGGTTTTTACGCGGTGATCAAGGCGGCGGGGGACAAGTACAAGGTGCTGGCGGATCAAACCGCCAACTTCCACCGCGACCAGGGGATGACCGTGACCCAGAACCTGTTGACCTCTCTGGGAACCCCGCCGGACGTGATCGTCAGTTCCAATGACGACATGGCCTTGGGCGCCGTCTCCGCCCTGCAACAGTCGGGTGCGTCGAAGGGCAAGGTCGCCGTAGTCGGCTACGATGCCCTGCCTGAAGCGTTGCAGGCGATCCGTAACGGGGATATGTCGGCCACCGTGGAGCAGTCGCCCGGTAAGCAAGTGCGGACGGCGCTCGACGAGTTGGTAGGCTTCATCCGGGACAAAACGCCGATGCAGAGCGTGTCGGTTCCGCCGTTTATCGTGGACAGCTCCAACCTCGACAAAGCTGAGCGGATCGACGAGGCCAAGTAGGACGATCCAGGCTCGGCGCGAAACCAGGGACCATTCCGGTGAGGACGGTCTTGCGGTCGAAGAGTGGCGGGAGGGTGATCGGACCCTCCCTCTTCTGTTTGTCCGGCATAACGCCCGCCGGCTGGCTCCCGGGAGGCCCTTGCCCGTTTTCCGCCTGCGACCCGATGTTGACGCCATTCATCCCCGCCAGCGTCCCCCCAGCATCCCTTACTGATCCCATGAAGACCCCCACAAAACTGCGTCTGCCGAAAACACGCCCCTTCGCCTCCCTGGCGGTGGCGGCTGCTGCCGCGTTCGCCGGCATCCTTACTGGCCAAGCCAGGGAACACGTCGACCTCCAGTTCTGGGACATGATCTGGGGACCCGCGGAATACATCGATACCGGTAAAGCGCTCGTTGCGCAATTTAACCAGGAACACCCCGACATCACCGTCACTTACCGTTCTATCCCTTGGAGCAACTGGTATCAGACCTTCCTGACGGCCATCGGTTCGGGCACAGCCCCCGACCTGAGCACAGGGGCCGGTTACCAAGCGGTTCAGCTTTACGATCAGGGAGCGATCCTGCCGATCGACGACCTGATCAGCGCGTGGCAAGCCAATGGGAAACTGAACGATTTTCTGCCCAAAACCGTCGACACGCTTCGATACGACAACCACTATGTGGCGCTCCCGTGGGCCATCGACATCCGGGTCTGGTATTATCGCAAGGATCTGCTCGAGCAGGCGCACATCCAACCTCCGTCCAATTGGCAGGAGTTCAAGTCCGCCGCGCAGGCCTTGACCAACGACAAGGCGGGCCAGTACGGGTTCGTGGCCTGCGGGGATACGCTTGGGTCGCAGTGGGTGTACACGCTGATGCTTAACAACGGGGGAGGCCTGTTCACCCCGGATAGAAAACCTGATCTGGGTTCCGACCGAAACCTCGAAGCGTTGCGGTTCTTGTCGGACCTGGTGCAAAGCCGCGTCGTCAACCCCGCCAGCGCCGGTTATAAAGATGACGATGCGGTTAGCGGGTTCAGCCAGGGTACGGGTGCGTTGACGCTTTTTCCGCCCGGCCTCAGCGGCCGTTTGCCGAAGATTGCCGATAAGATCGGGATCCTGAAACCTTTGACCGGGCCGCACGGCGATCAAGGCACAATCTTCTGGGTCAATAACATCATGTTATACAAACAAGGCAAGCACCCTGCCGAGGCAAAGGCGTTTCTGGAATGGTGGTCCGAGCACGAGAAAGATCTCTGGACCAAAGGGCACGTGACCCAGTTGCCGGTCCGAAAATCGTTCGCCGCCGACCCGTACTTTCAGGAAAATGCCGAAACGAAGTTCATCCTGGAAAATTACGTGCCGGTCGGGAAGACCACCGCCACGCACGCGACTGAGATTTTTCCAAAGCTCAACGAAGTTGAAGGCGAAGGCGTCATGCAAACGCTCATGCAGAACCTGCTGCAGGGCAAAGACGTCAGCGGCTCGGTCAAGGCCGCCTCTGACCGGGTGAAATCGATTATGGAGGATTAAGCCGGCCTGAATTTGCCCCGTCGCGCGGGCAGCCCGGCGGGTTGCCCGCGAGCCGACGCGGCATTGTTGTTAACGCCATGGCGACCGAAGCCATCCGGAGCCCCAAGGCTGCCGCCGGACCGGCATCCATGCCCATCAGGCGCAAGGCG
This Verrucomicrobiota bacterium DNA region includes the following protein-coding sequences:
- a CDS encoding sugar ABC transporter substrate-binding protein, with the protein product MTRNPFMTACLMAGCAALLAASMPTAQAKTERLALNVPNMAFPFFAFMRNQANDEARKLKVDLFLQDGQGSSPKQSSDLRTTITQGVDGIVLVPNDVHALVPAVNEALQADIPLVTVDRRVVGTSKPVPHVGADNVAGGRAQGEWVTKKFPNGAKIIFLRGEPGSSPAIDRAEGFYAVIKAAGDKYKVLADQTANFHRDQGMTVTQNLLTSLGTPPDVIVSSNDDMALGAVSALQQSGASKGKVAVVGYDALPEALQAIRNGDMSATVEQSPGKQVRTALDELVGFIRDKTPMQSVSVPPFIVDSSNLDKAERIDEAK
- a CDS encoding sugar ABC transporter substrate-binding protein — translated: MKTPTKLRLPKTRPFASLAVAAAAAFAGILTGQAREHVDLQFWDMIWGPAEYIDTGKALVAQFNQEHPDITVTYRSIPWSNWYQTFLTAIGSGTAPDLSTGAGYQAVQLYDQGAILPIDDLISAWQANGKLNDFLPKTVDTLRYDNHYVALPWAIDIRVWYYRKDLLEQAHIQPPSNWQEFKSAAQALTNDKAGQYGFVACGDTLGSQWVYTLMLNNGGGLFTPDRKPDLGSDRNLEALRFLSDLVQSRVVNPASAGYKDDDAVSGFSQGTGALTLFPPGLSGRLPKIADKIGILKPLTGPHGDQGTIFWVNNIMLYKQGKHPAEAKAFLEWWSEHEKDLWTKGHVTQLPVRKSFAADPYFQENAETKFILENYVPVGKTTATHATEIFPKLNEVEGEGVMQTLMQNLLQGKDVSGSVKAASDRVKSIMED